The Patescibacteria group bacterium region CATCAGGATTAATTCTACGCAGATCAGCATCACCCCGATACTCATACCGGAACGCAAAGGAATGGACATCACCTGCCGAGGACGGCCACGTAAAGCGATAAAGGCCATCCGACTGTTAGCTAAAGTGTTCATCCTGATACCGAACCAGGCAACCCCATAAGAGCCAGCGATTCCGATAACCACCCAGGAAAGTATCAATATAACATCGATAACGGAACTGCCCTCGAGATAACCGAAATAAAAAGATACGCAAACCGCGATAAAAAGCAATAAAGCTAGGAGAAATTTGCCCTGTTGAATAAGATAGGTCTTACAGGTTTGGAAGATGGTGGCGGAAACTTGGCTCATTTTTTCATGCACCGGAGCCGCTTTTACCTTAGAATACTGGAATAAGCTGAATAAAATTCCAGCCAGGCAGATGAGAGAAAGCCAAAGTAGTAAATCATGTTGCCCCGAACTAAGTTCAGGAATCTTGAGATCAGCTTCGCTAGCCCAAATGAATAAAGGACTAAGAAGCGCCAGGAAGAACAAACAAATCTTTTTCATGGTTAAGGGTTTTGGTTAAACATTAGATCCTGATATGGATTGTTTTATGTATTGTTAAAGAAACCTGACTCGTTATGGTTCAGGATTATAAATTTTAAGTAAAAATAGGTAAATTGTCAAATAGACAAAAAGCTTTCTCTCCAGTCATTTTTTTGCTATGATTTAAGAGTAAAAATAATTATCTTTCCGGAATTTAATTTTTTAAAAAATAAATTCCGAATTTTAAAATCTATGATGCAAGATAGCGCTTACAAAGCGAATCTGGATCGCTTCCTGGACCAGCTTATCAATGAAAAAGGCCTAAGCGATAAGGACCCGGAAGTGGCCAAACAAATCAAGGATGATCTCTGGGATTTATTAGACCGAAAATTAGACGCTGTAATCTTGACTAACTTGCCTGAAGACAAGCTATCCGATTTTGAAGCTTTAATCGATGCTGGCGACCCGGAAGCGGTCAGGAGCTTTATCAGCCAAAATGTACCCGATCTTGATGAAGTAATCGCCCGCGGATTAATGGAATTCCGCCAAGCCTACGCTTAATCTCATCAATATGCCAAAAATCGCTACTAAAAAAACCGAGACGAAACAAGCGGTCTCGGCTAGCCAAAAGATAGATAAAATCTATCAGGATTTCCTTTTGAAGGTGGCTAAAATCGAAAAAGAAAGAGATTTGAAAATAAGCAAAATAATTAAAAAGGCCGAGACGGAAAAGATCAAAAAGATCTCGGCTTCTTTTAAAAGATAGGAGGACTAATATCAATAAATATGGACAAAGATAAACAAATGCCTGAGGACTTAAATTTAAAGAAAATAGAAAATGAAGAAGGAGCCTCAGAACTTCATATTTACGACCCGGAAGCGCAACCGCAGGAAAAAATTGACGCCGTTGACCAAACATCCCTAGCCGAAGCGCCCATCCCTGAAGACCTCAAAGACAACCCGGAAATAATCAAGGCTGACAAGGAGGCCGAGGAAAAACTGGCTCAACTTAAAGAAGAAACTAGAGCAAAATTAACCAAATTGATTGCGATTGTCGGCGTAGACAGCAAAGCCAGGGATACCGCTATGGACAGAAGCAGCTACGAGATGACTGAAGAAGCCAGAAAACTGAAATGGGTCAGCGGTTTTTTCAAAAAACTATGGAAACACGGCTTGGCTCGCGACGCCTATCATTTCGACAAGCAGCGCCTGGCTCATAAAAAGATAATGGAGGAAAATAATATCTTCGCTAATGAAACCGAGGATGATGGCCGGGAAATAAGCCAGGAGATAAAAGCTCAGAAACACCAGGAATTCGCCCGGGCGACCACGGAAAGATTTTTATCCGAAAATAACGACTTGGTTGAAGAGGCGATCGGAGAAAGGAAGGTGGAAGCTAATAATTTAGACATAAAGGACGAGATTAAAAATCTGATCGTTGACTTCGCCAGGGGCGGGATTGACGAAGCCGCTTTTTTGGAAGAGAAAAATCGCATCATCAGCCAAGTGAGAAATACTAATGAAGCAATCTTGGGTAAGCTACAGGTAGATAATATCTTAGAGGTGGCTAAAGAAGTCAAAGATCTAGCCGAGCACCAAGCTGGTCTGGAAGGAATAGAGTTCGATATCAATCTGACTTTAGGTAAAGCTGAGGGCGGAATTAAAAAGCAAGGTAATTACAGTAAATTAGAAAGCATTGTTAAAAAGATTAGTAGCCATCCTTTAGGGGCCGCTGTCTTGAACGAAACCAGCATCGCCGCTTCCGTCATCGCCGCGTCAGCCCTGGCTATCAATACAGGCAGCAAAATGGCCGCCTCCTGGGGAGGGCGCTTGCTCACCTTCGGCTTAGGAATCGGCATAGCCAGTGGCTTCGCCTATAAGAAAGAAGCCATGCGCACCGAGCATGACCGGGAAAGCCACGAAAGGGAGCTGGCCAGCAAGGGCGGGCAATTGAAAGACCTAATGGAAGCCGCGCCGGAAGCACCGACCAAGCCAGAGAGCTTCTCTAGCGAAGCGGAGCTTAAAGAATTCAAGGCAAAGGAAAAGGCCTATAAAAAGGACAAAAGGCGCTGGGAAAGGGATTACGGCCGGCGCCTAGAATTAGAAAAAGCCCGCTATGAAAGCGTGAAGGCAGAAGATTTGATAAAAAAACTCCAAGCTAACTATAATGACAACGGACAGCTCAAAGACTTGGATCGCTCCGGTTTCGAACAAGCCCTAGGCGGTCTTAGCGACGCGATCGCCCGTAATAACCTAGCTAATGAAAGAAGAATAGATCTCATTAGCTATTCAGCCATCTCCCAAGTAGAAAGTGAAAGAACTGAACTTTTGAAAACTATCAGTCGCCTCAAGGTTGACTTGAAAAGATTCCTGGAAACTAAAGAGGGCGAGAATCTGGAGCCGGATGATACCGAGGAAATCGCCGACCTTAGATTTGAGATCAGCCAATTAGAAAAGACTTTGGAAACAACCCGCGACCAAGAGGTTTTTCGTAATCTAGAAGAACAGATACAACAGAAGAAACTCGAGTTAGAGAGGCTGATCGCTATCAACAGGGCTAACACCAAGCTGCCACAAGCTACTGAACTAAAAGACCTGATAGACCTCGGGGCATCTGCTCAAGCTCAGGAACTGCAGAAGGATATCACTGAAAAAGATAAGTTATTCAGGAAGATAAAAAGCGCTCGGGCTTGGAAAGCGGCTAAATGGACGGCGATTATCGGCACGACTCTCGGCCTAGCCGCCCAAGAAATCGGGGCCGCTTTAAGTGACAAGATGCAGGGAATTTTCGAACACATAAAAGCCCCGGGTATTAATAACCAATTCACCGCCTTAGAAGCCCTAAGACGTTTTATGGAGGGCAACTTCGAGGCCGCCAACCTTCCGATGCATGAAGTCCCTCTAGGGCATAATATATTACAACTGCCTGAAGGGGTTGATTTAGCCCCGGGAAAAAACGGTCTCTTTGATTTAATCAGCCATGGCCAGAAAATAGCTGAGGGTTTAAGCCTGGAAAGCGACGGCACTCTGACCGACAGTGCCAAATCGATATTAGAACAAGCCGGAATCGCCACCAATGAAACAGCGGAAAATATTATCAGGGAAGGAACCACCACGGCTGATGCTCATGGCCTTTTGGATAATTTCCAAAAGAATGGCGCCAATGTGGAAGGAATAAAACGCCTGCTATGGTTTGATAATAACACTCCCGCCCCTAAATTCGACTTCAATGAACTGAAAGAATTTCTCCATTTAAATGGCAATGGCGATTACGCCTTTGATATTAAGAGTATGGCTCCAGAAGGGTCTTTCCATGGAGCGGATGCCGCCAATGCTCAGGCCTTAATGGCAGAAGGCAAGATGAATATCCTACTTTCTTTGAGCCGAGAAACGCAAAATGAAATAATCAAGATCCCGGTAGGGCCGGACGGCCTAGCAATTATTGACAAGGGAAGCGAAATCGGACAGAAACTTTTTGCTATCGTCAACGGCGAGCCAACTTCGCTAGCCAAATATGCCGAAGTCGCCTATGAAGCCGGCGTTAGTCCGGATGGCAAATCCTTACAGAAAATCTTGGCCACGGTAGTGGGTCAAGGCGTGGAAGGCGGAGAGATAAAGACCGAAGTAGTCGATACGATATATAAGACCAGCTTGAATGGTTCTAACACCTGGGCCATGTCTTATTTCATCCCAGTCAACATCAGAAGACCTTTAGAAAAACTGCGCAATCTCTTTACTAAAAAGAATAAAGAAGAACAGCCTAATCGAAACGAATTGGGTCCAGAACCGGAAATACAAAGAGAAAATATCGACGGACTCGACCAGGAAATCCCGGTTGCGGCCACCTTAAGCCCGGAACAAGAGGAAGAAAGACTGCAGCAACTAGAAAGGACTTTGGAAACCACTAGGGATCCAAAGGTATTCAGGAGCATTGAAGACCAGATAATCGCCGGCAGAGCGGCTCAGAAAGCAGAGAAGGCTGAATCCTTAGAACCATCCACTCCGGAAAAAAGGGAAAATGCCAACGATAATAAAGACAAGATTAAACAAATCCAAGAAGATTACCAAAAATACTATAACGAATTAAAAGAAAGGGAAGAGGAAATAAAACGAGTCATTTGGGATAAAGAAAAAGTTGCCAGCTTCGAAAAAGCTAAAGCCCACATCGAGGGTAAAATGAAAGAACTTTTAGCTAGGGAGGCCAATATCATAGATGCCGAACAACTTAAAAACCTAAACGACGAAGAAGCTAAATGGCAGCAAGAACTAGAACAGGAAAGCGAACTAGCTGTTCGTAGCGGTCTGGATAAAGGAGAAAAATTCCAGAGAAATAGGGATAAGATACTAAAAAAAATAGACGATCTAAAAATCCAACAAGACCCAATAAAAAGCCGCATGATTGACAGGACAGAAAGCGAAGATAGCTTCTTTGAGACCCTGGATTTAATGGGACCAATACAGAATGGTTCAAACACCAATTATGATACAAATTATTTCCGCAACTTGCTTAACAATCCCGACACTATAAATTTGAACCAGATTCCTAATAAATATAACCTTCCTAATAAATTTAAAAAATTAAGGATGAAGAAGGGGCCAAGCTGGAAAATATTATCATAAAATAGCGACTCAGACTGATAAAAAAGAGCCTAAAATAAGGCTCTTTTTTATATTGACAAAAACTATGAAATGTTATAAATTATAAAGCTAAACTTAGTTCATTCAAAATAAACCCATAAAAAACCAAAATCTGTAAACATGAAAAAACACCTGATTTTCCTACTGCTTATCCTGGCTGGTAACAGCTACGGACAGAAAATGAGCGTCCATTGGTACCTACCGACCCTCGACGCTATCCAGGCGATGAATATCGCCAAATATGACCTCATAGTCCTCGACTATGAAAATAAGTTCAACAACAGCGAGAGCATTGACCTGATTATTGAAAGAAACTCGAATGCCAAAATCCTCTATTACTGGAACTATGTCGAATGGTTCCGTCCGATGTTTCCCGATAAGCCCTGGTCGATTAAGATGCTAGCCGAACTGGAAAAACGCCCCGGATACTGGCTGAAGCAAACTGATAAAAAACCATTGGTCTTTTGGTCGGGCATGGAAATGATGAATATCACGGATTACTGCCCAAAAATCAAGGGTGAAAATTACCGGGAATTTATCACTAAACATTTGCTAAAAGATATTATATCGGATCCGCGCTGCCAAGGGATTTTCTTGGACAATATCTGGGCCACTCTGGATTGGCTGGGCAAATACGGGAAAAACGAGAGCATTGATGCTAATGGGGATGGAAAAATGGATAGCCCGGCTGAACTTAACGCTTCCTATCTAAGGGAAGCCAGGCAGTTCATCGCGGAAATCCGTAAAGCCAAGGGTAAAAATTTCATTATCATTACCAATCCCATCAACGCCACCCTGCTGGACTTAGTGGATGGCAAAAATATGGAAAATTTCCCTGACTTATACTTAGGTAGCACTAAAAACGGCGGCTGGGATATCAATATGACCTATGCCGATAACGGCAAGCGCTACAACATCTTCAACGCCCGGGCTGATAACCTATTCTTCACCATTTGCAGCGCCATGCTGCTTGATGACGTATACGTCTCCTTCCAACAGAATACTTTTTGGAAGGATGAGTACCAACTTAATCTCGGGAAGGCCCTGGGCAAGAAAGAATCGGAAGCAGGTAGCCAGACCATCCAGAAAAGAGAGTATGAAAATGGCACCGTTATCGTCAACGCTACCCTGGGTAAAGCCAAGATAAAATACCGTAACGGTACTGTTAGAAGCTCTTTCCAATTAGAGACTGACTCTGCGTCTATCAAGTAAGGTTCTAATTCTTTCACAAAACAAAAAGCCGTCCCAATGAGGATGGCTTTTTCTGTATCAAAATATGTTATGCTGCTTGATCCGCCTTTTTGGCCTGAACCGCGATTAATCCCCCTAAAAGGGCCCACCAACTCCACTGCAAGGCAGAATCATTCAAGATGTTGTCCCCAAAGCTTAAAGCATATAAGGCCAAACCGAGGGCGAGGACGAAAAGATTGATCATTTTGAGCCTCGGAGCTGAGGTTCTAAAGTAATTATCTTTCAGTTGCCACAGCAAGCTAATGATTAACAAAAGATAGAGGGATAGGCCGATTAAACCGCTATCGATGGCTACGCGCAAAAAATCATTATGCGGTTCATTAGACCCTAAGCGCCAATCACGGTTTTGGGCGATAACCGTCGAAGCCAAACCGCTGCCATAGCCCAGTAAGGGCTCACGTTTTATATAAGAAAGTTCATCGCGCCACAAGCTTATCCGCCAAGAGATCGAACCATAGGGATCAGATTGAAAGATGCTATTAAAACGACCGGAGATGGTATTAGAGGAAAGATATAACAAAAAGATAAAGGCTAAAGCAACAAATAAAAATTTGCGGAACTTCAAGGCACCGACAATAAAAACGATTGCCAGGAGAACTAAATAGGCTCCCCGGGTATAGGTGAAAAATAAGGTAATAGTAAAAATTAAGGCTAACAGCCAATACCAATACATCTCCACCCGATCTTTCTTCAAATTCAAACCGATAAACACCGCTAAAGTAATAATAAGAGTCAGAAAGAAGGCCAACATATTAGGATGGGCGAAGGTACCAAAGAGCCGATTCTGATTGCCTTCGATCAAACCGCTATAGCTAGCTAGTTGCCATAGAGCCACCGCCACCGGAATAAAAGCCGAAAAGATAATTACTTTTATCAAATCAGTCAGGTCTTGATTATTCCTGATCAAGCCTAGGCCGAGTATAAAAGCGGCCAGGAAGCTAGCTAAGCGAGCTAGTTCAACCAGACTGGAACTAGGCGCGAATGACCACAACAGGGAAGCTAAAGACCAAAATATAAAAGCTGACCAAAAAAACAAAACTTTCTTACCCCCTAATTTAGAGAAAGAAAAATGACCACCGAGGTAAAGATAAAGGGCAAAAATAATAAAAATCAAGCTATAAAGAGAAGCTAGATTCAGACTCCAAGAAGAAAAATTGATTAGCTTATAAGAAGTGGAAAAATCTAAGATGGGACGCAAAAATATAAAAAGGAAAAAACCGGCACGCGGCGCAAAAAAGCTAAGCGCCAAAATATACAAAGCTAAAGAAAAAAGTAGTTTAAGCAAGACTGGCCAAGCTGCAAACAGCCATAATAAGGCTAAAAATATAGTAATTATTGAGAGACTGAGCAGGGCAGGAGCAGTCTTTAGTTTGTCGAGCATATTATGCTATAATTAATTTACCTTAATTTTACCCTAATTTTTTGCCAAAAGTCAAAATTTATGAGGATTATCCAGGTTAATAAATTCTACTATCTCCGCGGCGGGGCTGAAAAATACCTGCTCCAAGCGGAGAAAGAACTAAAAAGCCAAGGGCACGAAGTGGCAGTATTTGCCATGAAACACCCCAAAAATATAAGCAGTCCATACGAAAAATACTTTGTTTCACGAGTTTCTTTTTCCGAAGGCGGATTCATTAACAAAGTCAAAGCGGCCAGAAGGCTGTTTTGGAGCCGGGAAGCAAAAAAAAAATTTACCCATTTAGTTAAAGATTTTAAACCGGATATTATCCATCTGCATAATATCTACCACCATCTTTCCCCCTCAATCCTTAAAGCCAGCCAAAAATATAATATACCGGTAGTCATGCATCTCCATGACTATAAGCTGATTTGTCCTAATTACCAGCTGTTCACGCAAAATAAGTATTGTGAGCGTTGCCGGGGCGGACATTATTATAATTGCTACCGTTACCGTTGCCTCAAAAATTCTGCCTTAAAAAGCGCCCTGGCCAGCCTAGCCATGTTCTATCATCATTCTTATCTTAAAATATACGAAAAGAATGTTAATCTCCTCATTGCCCCTAGTCGCTTCATTAAAGAAACTTTTACCAGATTCTCTTGGCCCGAAGATAAGATAGAGCTTCTATATAATTTTAGCGAAGAGAAATATCTGCAAAGCCCCGTTATCCCAGAGAAGGATTATATATTATACCTAGGCCGGCTCAGCTCGGAAAAGGGAATAGATATCCTCATTAGAGCTCTAAGTAAAACTCAGTTAAAACTAAAGATCGCTGGCCTGGGACCAGAAGAAGATAACTTGAAAAAATTGAGCCGAGAATTAGGATTAGAGGACAGGATTGAGTTCCTTGGTTTTAAAGATGGAGTAGAAAAAGATACTCTTATTGCCGAGGCTAAAGCTATCGTCATTCCTTCGATCTGGCCGGAAAACATGCCTTTCAGCCTCTTGGAAGCGATGGCTAAAGCCAAGGTCGTCTTAGTTTCTTTAGTCGGAGGATTAGGGGAACTAATAGAGGACGGGATAAACGGCTTCACTTTCGCTCCCGGATCAAGCCAAGCCATTTCAGACTGCCTAGGCAAACTAGAAACTGCCGATTGCCAAAGCATCGGATTGAAAGCTAGGGATAGGGTTAAAGATTTGGAGGCGCGGGACCATTTCCAATCCTTGGAAAAAATATACAGAAGCTTGATAAAGAAATAACAAAAAACAGCCCTTTAAGGGCTGTTTTCTTATACTAGAAACTAAATATTAGGGAATGATCTTGAAATTAATGCTATAGCTTAAACCGGAATTCTGGCCTTCAGCCTTAATATCTACCCAACCGCTCTTATTGCTCGGAACTGTCAGAGTTTGGACGAAACGTCCTTTCCAATCAGCCTGAGCTAAAGTCTTGGTGCCAGCAAAATCAACCATGACCGGTTCCTGGGGGAAATAACCGCCACCAAACAAGACTACGCTGGAACCGTTAGCGGCGATATTACGATCTAAGGTTAAAAATAGATTTTCCTGAGCGCTGCTGGTTTCCTCTTCCTGAGCCGGCGCGAAACCTAATTTTTTAAGATCCTGGTCTAAAACTAAGATGCTAGAATTATTGAAGACAACAACACGATCACCCTGGTCAGAATTTAGGACCTTGAGACCCATCGCCCAACCCTCAGGCTTAGCAATCGTAGTGGTGTAGGCATATTTTGCCAAACCCATATCGTCTTTTTTAAGCTTCACGACTCCGAAACCATTAGAGAAATAGATGAAGTCATTGCCCAGGGTGCTATCAACGTCGTAGCCGGTATTATTTAAATGCTTGAACGAAGCTAAGAGGCGACCGTTAAAATCGAATTTCTTCGTGTAGACATCGTCGCTGACAAAAATCTCATTGCGGATCAGATCATAATAGACTTTATGGTTAGTATCCAAGTTACTATAATCCAAAGAGAACTCCTTGGTAATATTCCTGGTCCAACGGTCAAAAATCTGGAGATTGGAACCATCGATACCGAAAATAAACTGTTCGCTACTATTAGAGCGGACACTGTAACGGTTAGAGGGCTTGAAGCTATATGAATCTAAAGTATTCAAATCCGTATCCCAAATCTTCATACCTTTATTGCCGACGGTCGCGATCCGATTACCGAATTTATCAATTCGATAATACCAATCCCAATAAGTATTCTTAACCTTCTTTTCCAGCTTGGCACTAGCTAAATCAGAGATATCGTACTTATAGATCGTGAATTCAGAGATAGCGTAAACATATAGGCGGCCATTTTCCTCGCTCAGTCTAGCGTCGGAGAAGCTGCCATATTTATTATAAGTCGGATCAAAAGGCTTGAACTTCAAAACCCGGACCAGGTCGCTGCCAGTCAGTTTGAATATTTCTAAACTGTCAGTATTCGTACTGGAAACGATAATTTGATTGGAATAATTGATGGCATCGCCAGAATGGTAAGACCTGATCTTGCTCTGGCCAGATTTAACCAATAAAAGCGAACTTAGGCCGACAAGGGTTAGAATCATCAGGCCAATCACAAAACTTCTTTTCATATTTTTAGCTAATATTAAAATAATTAATAATTACTTAGAGATTTTATTAACTTAACTTTAAATAATACATACTTAATCTTTTTATGTCAAGCTTTTAGGCTTGACAAATTCTTATAGATATACTAATATATAAGGTCAATTAAAAATATACATTATGGAGATTAATACCTTTTTAAAACTATACCAAAAACGCTCGGGAGCAGTTTTAGCTATCATCCTAATCTTTTTAGTGATTGGTTCTGCTTTCACTTTCTCCCAGCCTTTGAAATACCGTTCTAAGTCACGCTTGCTTATCGTCCAGAATATTAGCGCTGATCCCTATACCGTATCTAAATCTAACCAATATCTGAGCGGTCTATTTTCTGAAATTATCTATTCCGGTTCATTCTTCGACCTAATGACCAGTAACAGCCAATTCAATGTGGACAAGAATTATTTCAGCGGCAATTATAAGAAACAAATGGAAACTTGGAAAAAAACGGTTGAGGCCAAAAGCGTTGGCGATTCCGGTATTATGGAAATCAGCGTTTATCATAAGGATCCAGCTCAAGCCAAGCAGATTTCTTTAGCGATCAATAACACTTTAATGACTCAAAGCTTCAACTATCAAGGAGAAAGCCAGAGCCAAGCTGAATTCAACGTTATTGACCAGCCGATAGTTTCTGATTACCCAGTCAAGCCGAATATAGCTGTTAACTTAATAAGCGCTTTAGTCTTCGGTTTCATTTTCAGCCTACTCTATATTTACATGTTTCCTAACACTAAAAAAGCTAAGGTTAAGAACTTTCAGACCGGGAATATGATATCTAATTATCAAGCATCAATCAAAATAGAGGATAAACCGAATACTAATTATGAAAAAGTAACCCTGAAAGAAGAATATTATGCACCCCGACAAACTGACTATAGCCCTAATAATCTTCCCACCGAGGAAATAGAGGAAGAGGCCGCGAGTGAATTCAGCTTCCAGGGAAACATTGGAAATATTCTGAAATAATAATAATCTAAAAACATTTGGTTTTTAGATTCAGGCCTTAATCTAATTAAAGCTTGAAGTTAAAGACTAAAACGCACATTAACAAAATCAAAAAATAAATTACGCCATGAAGAAAACCTTGATCCTGTTTTTATTTTGCCTGGTGGGGACCACTGTCTTCGCCCAAAGGTTCCAAGCCTTAGTCGGTAACGGCTACGGTGAACGCAAAGGCCATGGTGACCTCACCTTTCGCTTCGGCGAAGGCAGATGGTTACCTTTCATTGAGGAAGGGCGCGAATGCAAATTCGGCTTCTTCTTTAACGCCACTCAAGTCAGCTCCGGTTTTGACGACTACGTCTACCAAGCTGAAGAACTAACCCCGGGCCTCAGCCTGGAATATTGCCCGACAAGCGCCGCTTATCTCACAGAGATATATAGCTGGTTCAATCTGGGCTATAAATTCTCCAGCGACCAAGGCGGCATTAACACCGGCAATGGTGTCTATACCAGTAAGCAAAAGGACGAGATGATCTATTTCTTTTCCGGACTGGTATTCACCGATAAGTTAGCGCGACCGTTTTATATAAAAAAATTCACGCTGACTTATCAAAACCCGGTCAAAACCGAAGGTCTGGCCACCTGGAAAGCTAATGAGATTACCGGAGGGTTATGGAACAAAGAATATTTTTCCTTAAGTGGAGAAAGTTCAATCTTTTCCATAATCTTAAATCCTTCCGGATCGCTTAAACTGGACCCAACCATCTTCTTAAGCTATAGCCATGAAAGCGGCAATAGCAAGGACTATTACAGCTGGGGCGTGAAGGGTATCTTCCGCCGCGATTTCAGCAACCAAGAGTTGCTGACTTTAAGCGGAGGCTTCCGTACTACCGTGCATTCCATCCCGATGCTTGAATTACAAGCAATACTGAATCTGGCTGAAACCGTCAGATATATTAAGCATTAAAAAAACCGAAACACTGAAACCAATAAAAAAACCAAAAACATGCAGACAACAAGAAACATTATCCTCGCCCTTGTGGCCATCGGCATCTTCGTGATCGCCGCTATCATGTACACCGGTTGCAGTCGGACCGAAAAGTCCAAAACCTCTACCGGCAAAGAATTCACCTCAGTCGCCAGCGCTGAAGCCTATGCCATCAGCCTGGAAGACACGCTCACAGCCTGGAAACAAGCCTATAATTACTGTGCTACCGGTGCCGGTTACACTGCCGGCGAACGTAAAATTACCGTGCCGCCGCCTACCAGAAAGAAGTGTAATTTCTGCCCGAAGGACCAGCCCTTGAGCGTAGAACTTCTGCAACACTATATCTGGGATCTTCAGGATTCCATTGTGGGCTACAAAGCCGCCTTAAATGATTGCATGAGCGGCAAGAAACACCACCAGC contains the following coding sequences:
- a CDS encoding glycosyltransferase, whose amino-acid sequence is MRIIQVNKFYYLRGGAEKYLLQAEKELKSQGHEVAVFAMKHPKNISSPYEKYFVSRVSFSEGGFINKVKAARRLFWSREAKKKFTHLVKDFKPDIIHLHNIYHHLSPSILKASQKYNIPVVMHLHDYKLICPNYQLFTQNKYCERCRGGHYYNCYRYRCLKNSALKSALASLAMFYHHSYLKIYEKNVNLLIAPSRFIKETFTRFSWPEDKIELLYNFSEEKYLQSPVIPEKDYILYLGRLSSEKGIDILIRALSKTQLKLKIAGLGPEEDNLKKLSRELGLEDRIEFLGFKDGVEKDTLIAEAKAIVIPSIWPENMPFSLLEAMAKAKVVLVSLVGGLGELIEDGINGFTFAPGSSQAISDCLGKLETADCQSIGLKARDRVKDLEARDHFQSLEKIYRSLIKK
- a CDS encoding O-antigen ligase family protein, with the translated sequence MLDKLKTAPALLSLSIITIFLALLWLFAAWPVLLKLLFSLALYILALSFFAPRAGFFLFIFLRPILDFSTSYKLINFSSWSLNLASLYSLIFIIFALYLYLGGHFSFSKLGGKKVLFFWSAFIFWSLASLLWSFAPSSSLVELARLASFLAAFILGLGLIRNNQDLTDLIKVIIFSAFIPVAVALWQLASYSGLIEGNQNRLFGTFAHPNMLAFFLTLIITLAVFIGLNLKKDRVEMYWYWLLALIFTITLFFTYTRGAYLVLLAIVFIVGALKFRKFLFVALAFIFLLYLSSNTISGRFNSIFQSDPYGSISWRISLWRDELSYIKREPLLGYGSGLASTVIAQNRDWRLGSNEPHNDFLRVAIDSGLIGLSLYLLLIISLLWQLKDNYFRTSAPRLKMINLFVLALGLALYALSFGDNILNDSALQWSWWALLGGLIAVQAKKADQAA
- a CDS encoding DUF5663 domain-containing protein, which encodes MMQDSAYKANLDRFLDQLINEKGLSDKDPEVAKQIKDDLWDLLDRKLDAVILTNLPEDKLSDFEALIDAGDPEAVRSFISQNVPDLDEVIARGLMEFRQAYA
- a CDS encoding putative glycoside hydrolase, which produces MKKHLIFLLLILAGNSYGQKMSVHWYLPTLDAIQAMNIAKYDLIVLDYENKFNNSESIDLIIERNSNAKILYYWNYVEWFRPMFPDKPWSIKMLAELEKRPGYWLKQTDKKPLVFWSGMEMMNITDYCPKIKGENYREFITKHLLKDIISDPRCQGIFLDNIWATLDWLGKYGKNESIDANGDGKMDSPAELNASYLREARQFIAEIRKAKGKNFIIITNPINATLLDLVDGKNMENFPDLYLGSTKNGGWDINMTYADNGKRYNIFNARADNLFFTICSAMLLDDVYVSFQQNTFWKDEYQLNLGKALGKKESEAGSQTIQKREYENGTVIVNATLGKAKIKYRNGTVRSSFQLETDSASIK